A segment of the Desulfuromonas sp. genome:
GCGTCTGCCCAGAGTTGTAATTCCCGGCTATGGGTTCCTGATTCATCACCGCGCGAGATGAATTCGGAGCCGCCAGCGGCCAACTTTTGCATGATCGGATCAAGCGCTGCAAGCGGCCCGATCCCGGCCGGGTCGTCTTGCGGACCGAGCAGGACAAAATCGTTGTACATCAGGTCGCGCCGATCGATCCCGAAACCGGCGGCGACAAAGGCCTCCTCTTTCTGGCGGGCATGAACCAGGACCACATCAACATCGCCGGTTTCGCCGAGCTTGAGCGCCCGCCCGGTACCAACGGCTATAACGTCAACCCGGCAGTTCGCCATTTCCTCAAAAGGGGGCAACAGATAAGCGAGCAGACCGGAGTTTTCGGTCGAGGTCGTTGTCGCAAGACGCAGGATCTGCGAGTCGGCCACGGCCTTGCTGCCGAGCAGGCAGAAACATAAAACGATTGTCAGTACAGTTTTTTGCATCAGGCTCACAGAAATGGCGAAAACAGTTTGAAAAAGCCATCACGGATCCGGATCAGTATCGGCCGGTTTTCGATATCAGCCAGGGTGACCGGACGGGAGATCTTGCGGATTGCATCAAAGTGCCTGCCCAGGCTGGTGCAGAAGTTGCCGTCGTAAACCTCAAGGGCAAACTCGAAATTAAGGCGCAGGCTTCGCTGGTCGAGATTTGGTGAACCGATCAGGGCATAGCGATCATCGACCAGCAGCAGTTTACTGTGGGCAAAGGGAGGCGGTTGTTCATAAACCCGGGTTCCGAACCTGAGAAACTCCTTGAGATAGCCCCAGGTCGCCCACTTGACCGGTGGCAGGTTGTTCTCCTCCGGCATGATCAGGTCAACCCGGACCCCGCGCAGCGCCGCCGAGTTGATTGCCGCCAGCAGGGCCCGATCCGGGATGAAATAGGGGGTCATGATCCGGACCGAACTGCGGGCCGAGTTCAGGGCGCCGATCACCATCCAGCCAAGTTTGTCAAAATCTTCATTCGGGCCGATACTGATGCCACGGCAGATGGCACCCGGGCTCCGCACCGGCTCCGGATGTTCGATCGGTTCGGCCGTCTCGCCGGTGGCAAAGCCCCAGTCTTCCTCAAACACCTCGAGCAGGTGGCCGACGACCGGCCCCTCTACCTTGAAATGGATATCACTTATCCGCTTACGTCCCTCATCGTAAAGTAAATGGCGATCCCCGATATTCATACCACCGGTAAAACCGATCCTTTTATCGACAATCATCAGTTTACGGTGATTGCGCATGTTTAAATAGAGCCCGCGGCCTGAAATCGACAGCGGCAGAAAGCGGGCAACCCGAACCGGACTGCGGCGAAACAGCCAGAAAACCCGGGGGAAGGAGTAACTGGCGCCGAGGGCGTCAACGAGGACGCGAACATCGAGGCCCCGGGCCGCGGCCGCAATGAGCGCCTCGGCAAATTGTTTGCCGGTCCGGTTGGTCTCGAAAATATAACTTGAAAGGCAGACCGAGTCTTCGGCTTTGGCAATCGCTTCAAGCATCGCCGGGTAGGCTTCCTCCCCGTTGTAGAGAGGGGTAACGCGGTTGCCGTCGACCATGTCCCGCCGGGTAACCGCATCGACCAGGTTGCGCAGGTCGGCAAAGTTTTCGTAACGGAAAGGATAATCCTCGGACTGGGTCTGATCAAAAGACCAGACACAGTACGCCGGCTCCTGCCAGGCCATGCCCCGCCCCCGCTCCTGCCAGCCGCGGGCCCTGGTCCGGATACGGTTGACTCCGAAAAACCAGTAGAGGCCCGGACCAAAGAACGGCAGCGTAAAGCTGACCGCAATCCAGCCGACAGCGGCGCGCGGATCCCGCTTGTTCAGCAGAATGTGGGCGATGGTCCCGAAGGTCACGATGGCATAAAAGATAGCGCCTAAGACCTCGAGCAGGATGTCAAGCAGTTCTGTCACAGTCAGACCGGCTCCCTGAACAAAAAACGACTGTCAAGATGACAGCCGTTTCATTCACCGTAAAGATGTCGCGCACCGCGGACAGGTCAGCATACTGGTCGATGCAACCTTATGGCCGCAACTCGGACAATTGAACCAGTACTTGCAGAATTTGCATTGTGGATCAGACAGACCCTGTTTTTTACTGCATTTCGGGCACTGCCGATACATCTTCTGATGATCGATATAATCGTCGAAAAGCAATCCGCAGTCCGGACAGACCCTGGCCTTGCGGTTGGAAATAACCTTTTCGCAACCCGATTGCGGGCAGACGAAAACCGTTCGACAGCTGCGACAATAATATTTCCCCTTTTTCTCTTCCTTGCAGACCTGGCACTTTTCCATGGCAGATACCTCTCCTGGCAGAAGGGAAAATCAATATAACATTCATTCAATAACAGACTACAAGTATACCTCATTGATATTACATAAAAAAACCGGGCCCCTCAAGGCCCGGTTCGAAAAGTTCAACTGATTTTTATTCAGTCTATTTTCCTGAACATCGAGGCCTGAACGCCGCAGATGGCACAGGGGGCATCCGGTTTCCCTTCAACCGTATTGCCGCAAACCGGGCAAACGTAATAGTCAACCGACTCGTTGCTGCCGAGATTGTCGAGTGCCTTCTGGTAGAGGTTGGCATGAATCTTTTCAACCTCGTTGGCAAAGGTAAAGCTCCGCTCGGCAGCGGCCAACCCTTCGGCCTTGGCATCTTCGATCATTGCCGGATACATACTGGTGAACTCCTCGGTCTCACCTTCGATCGCCGTCTTGAGGTTGGCTTCGGTCGAGCCGATCCTGCCGGCGGCCCGCAAGTGGGCGTGGGCATGAATCGTTTCGGCGGCAGCCGCCGCACGGAACAGCTTGGCGATCTGGGCATAACCATCCTTGTCGGCCTGCTCGGCGAACGCCAGGTACTTGCGATTGGCCTGGGATTCACCGGCAAAAGCATCCATCAACCCCTGCTCACTCTTGCTCCCTTTCATTTCAGTCATAAACCTACTCCTTCTTAATTATATGGAAAATCCTGAATAAAATATGTCCGGTCAGTTTAGCAATTCATTTTGTCATGTCAATGACCGAACCCTCTCCTGCTTGCCTTTGTTGTAAAAAAACCTTATGCTGTGACCATGAGTGAGTATCAGGTTGAAAAACAGAGGGCTGAAGTCACCATCTATCTGACCGACGGCGAGGAGCGTCAGGGCGTTCTTTTCCTGAGCCCGTTCTCGTCCCTGCACAGCGGCCCGCAAACCCTGGTCGAGTTCCTGCATGAAGAGGAGCCGTTCGTTCCTTTTATCCGCAGCGACGATTCTTTCCGGCTTCTCAATAAAAGACATATCAGTCATGTCCGCTATCAGCCGCAAGAGAGTGACCAGCCGAAAATCGGCACCGAGGTCAAGGTCAGCATCACCTTTATCAACGGCAAGGAACTCGCCGGCACCGCCGTTCTTGAAACACCGGAAGGGAAAGGGCGCCTGCTCGATTTCCTCAACGGCAAGCCTGGCTATTTCTCGCTCGATTGCGGTGATGGCGAATTCTATCTGGTCAACCCCCGGGTTATCGTCGAAATTTCTGACAAATAAAAAGGCAGGCTTTATGCCTGCCTTCCGTTGCCAAAAATCATTTTTTATTCAACGACTGCCACCGGATCCCGTTGCGCGACGACGGACCCTTCTTCGTGCAATACAAAATCATAGCTGTCCTTGAGCTTTTTTGTGAACAGCGTGCCGAGCCAGAGGAGGGATCCGCCCGGGATGATCAGGCCGGCGGTCCAGAGTGATGAACGCGCGCCCTCGTCAACTTCATTCGAGGTCATCTCGTAACGAACCGGAAGGTAGCCCTCTTTGCGCAGGAGCAGTTCATAGCTCTTGCTTTTGAGCCCGGTTCGATAGCGGTAGGTACACGGCGTGGCACAGACCTCCTTGCCGTCCACAAAAACCCGCGCCCGGGCCGGCTCTGAAAGAATCATCGTCTTGCGGGCGCAGCCGCTGGCCAACAGGAAAACGATAATCAGCAGACAGGCACAAACTTTCTTCAACATACTCGCTCCATCCTCCCCTCGAACACCCAGTCAATAGAGCAAGGCCGATGCCAAAGTGCTCGTTTTTGCGTCGTTTTCATTGCGGACGCAAAAGAAGGAACCGGTCGCCTCGCCATTCCTGTCAGACTGACTGTCTTTTCATGAAGTTAGGTGGTTTTTTATACGGAAGCGGGTCAATCGCAATTACTACGAAAACAGAAGCGGCCGGCAGCAGGCCCTGTTGCCGCAAGTATAATGACGGAACGGTCCGACACAAAATTGTCACCACTGAACCGATTTGCTCAGAGATAGGACCGGAGATAACAGCCGGTGTGTGATTTCGAGACCCGGGCAACCTCTTCCGGGGTTCCGGTCGCGACAATCCGGCCGCCGCGATCCCCCCCTTCGGGTCCGAGATCGATGATATGGTCGGCCGTCTTGATGACATCGAGGTTGTGCTCAATCACCAGGACCGTATTGCCGGCATCGACCAGGCGTTGCAGGACGTCGAGAAGCTTGCGGATGTCGGCGAAATGCAGGCCGGTCGTCGGTTCGTCGAGGATGTAGATGGTCTGGCCGGTCGCCCGTTTGCCGAGCTCCTTGGCCAGCTTGACCCGCTGGGCCTCGCCGCCGGAGAGGGTGGTCGCACTCTGGCCGAGCTTGATATAGCCGAGGCCGACATCGCGCAGGGTTTCGAGCTTGCGATTGATCTTCGGGATGTTGGCGAAAAACTTCGCCGCCTGGTTGGCGGTCATATCGAGGACATCGGCGATCGTCTCCCCCTTGTACTTGATCTCCAGGGTCTCGCGATTGAAGCGCGCCCCCTTGCAGACTTCGCACTGGACATAGACATCCGGGAGAAAATGCATCTCGATCTTGATGATACCGTCCCCCTGGCACGCTTCACAGCGTCCGCCCTTGACATTAAACGAAAACCGCCCCGGCTTATAGCCCCTGATTTTCGCTTCCGGCAACTGGGCAAACAGCTCGCGGATATCGGAGAAGACACCGGTATAGGTTGCCGGGTTGGAGCGCGGCGTCCGGCCGATCGGCGACTGATCAATATCAATCACCTTGTCGAGCATTTCCAGCCCGATAATATCCTCTACCTTGCCGGCCCGGTCACGCGAACGGTTGAGCCGCTGGGCCAAGGTCTTGTAGAGGGTGTCGATAACCAGCGTCGACTTGCCGGAACCGGACACACCGGTGACACAGGTCAGGACACCGAGGGGGAACCGGGCGTTGACATTCTTCAGGTTATTCGCCGATGCGCCACGCAGTTCAAGATACTGCTCCGGCTGACGCCGCTGCTCCGGGAGCGGAATCATTTCGACGCCGCTCAGGTACTTGCCGGTCAACGAGTCACTGACCTTCATGATATCCTGCGGGGTCCCTTCGGCAACAATTTCACCGCCGAGCACGCCGGCGGCCGGCCCCATGTCGATCACATGGTCGGCCTCGAGAATCGTCTCCTCGTCATGCTCGACGACCAGTACGGTATTGCCGAGGTCGCGGAGCTTCTTCAGGGTTTCGAGTAGGCGCCGGTTGTCTCTCTGGTGCAGACCGATCGACGGCTCATCGAGAATATAGAGGACGCCGACCAGTGATGAGCCGACCTGGGTCGCCAGCCGGATCCGCTGCCCTTCGCCACCGGAGAGCGTCCCGGAGGTTCGATCAAGGGTCAGGTAATCGAGGCCGACATGGGTCAGGAAAGAGAGTCGTTCACGGATCTCCTTGAGAATGCGCCGGCCGATCTCCGTCTCCTTGGCGGTTAATTCGAGATCGTTGAAAAACTTATCGGCTTCTATTATCGACTGGGCCACGACTTCCTGCATATTCTTTTTGCCGACCCTGACATGAAGAGACTCCGGCCGCAGGCGGGCCCCGTTGCAGCTCGGGCAGGGCATGATATTCATGTAGCGCTCGAGATTTTCACGCACGGCGTCGGAATCGGTTTCATGATAGCGCCGCTCGAGATTCGGCAGCACCCCTTCGAATGGCTTGTGGTAAAAATGCCGCCGACTCCCCTGGTCAAAGAAGAACTTGACCTCCTCCTTGCCGGAACCACGCAGCAGGATATCGCGTATCGTTTGCGGTAATTTCTGGAAAGGAGTTTTGATATCGAAACCATAATGATCGGAAAGCGCTTCAAGGGTCTGCTGGTACCAGTACCCGGTGCGCGACTCCCACGGCCTGATCGCACCTTCACGAATCGACAATTCCGGATTCGGCACGACCAGGTCGGCATCGAAATACATCCGGGTTCCAAGCCCTGAACAGTCGTCGCAGGCGCCATACGGATTGTTGAAGGAGAACATCCGTGGCGTGATCTCCGGATAGGAGACGCCGCACTCGACACAGGCATGCTGCTCGGATAAGAGCTGGCTCTCGCCATCGACAACCTCAACCCGCACTACCCCTTCGGCGAGGCCGAGGGCGGTTTCGATCGAATCGGCCAGGCGGCTTTCGACCCCTTCCTTGATGACGATCCGGTCAACCACAACCTCAATGGTATGTTTCTTGTTCTTGTCGAGTTCGATCGCATCGCCCAGTTCATGCATCGCGCCGTCGATCCGGACCCGGACAAAACCATCGGCCTGCAGCTGCTTAAGCTCCTTGCGATATTCCCCCTTGCGGCCACGGACAATCGGCGCCATCACCATCAACCGGCTCTTCTGCGGCCAGGCCATCACCTGGTCAACCATCTGCTGAACGGTCTGCGAGCTGATCTCCTTACCGCACTTGTAGCAGTGAACCCGGCCGACCCGGGCAAACAGCAGGCGCAGGTAATCGTAGATTTCGGTGACCGTGCCGACGGTTGAGCGGGGGTTCTTCGAGGTTGTCTTCTGTTCGATCGAGATCGCCGGCGACAGCCCCTCGATGCTTTCGACATCCGGCTTGTCCATCTGCTCGAGAAACTGCCGGGCATAGGCTGACAGCGATTCGACATAGCGCCGCTGACCCTCGGCATAGATCGTATCGAAGGCGAGGGTACTCTTTCCGGAGCCGGAGACACCGGTGATCACCACCAGCTTGTCGCGCGGGATTTCGATGTCGATATTTTTCAGGTTGTGCTCGCAGGCACCCTTGATGATGATTTTGTCAGTCATGGATATCAACCATTTCTAAGAATTTCATTAACGGAGAGTCGGAGAGAGGTAGAGTTCGCGGAGAAAAGCCCATCCTGATTCAGGCTTTAGCTATCTTGATCTTCTCTCCTCCTCTGCGCCTCTCCGTTAAAAGTTCTTGGGATCTAATTTCGCATTCCCACCATTTCCTCGGCCATGCGAATCGCCGCCACCAGGCTGGCGCAGCTTGCTTTGCCGGTGCCGGCCAGATCGTAGGCGGTGCCGTGGTCAACCGAGGTCCGGACGATCGGCAGACCGAGGGTGATATTGACGCCGTCCTCGAAATGGAGCAGCTTAAGTGGAATCAGCCCCTGGTCATGGTACATGCAGATCACGGCATCATACTGTCCGGCCGCCGCAAAATGAAAAAAGGTGTCGGCGCTGTGCGGGCCGCTGGCATCGATCCCTTCCGCCCGCGCTTGTTTGATCGCCGGAGCAATAATTTCCTCCTCTTCGCGACCGAACAGCCCGGCTTCGCCGGCATGCGGGTTGAGCGCGAGCACCGCCAGGTGCGGCCGGGCAATGCCGAAACGGCTTCGAAGGGCCTCTTCGGTAATCCGGATGGTCGAGACAATCCTGTCACGATCAAGCTGTTCGGGGACATCGGCGAGGGCAAGATGCGTTGTCACCAGGCTGACCCGCAGGCGTTTACCGGCGAGCATCATCACGACTTTGCCGACATCGCAGCGATCAGCGAGGAGTTCGGTATGGCCGGGGAACTCAATACCGGCGTCATTGATCGCCTTCTTGTTGATCGGAGCGGTGACCAGGCCCGCCGCCCGGCCGGCCAGGCACTGTTCGGCCGCCCAATCGACATAGCGTGCCATCGCCACCCCGCAAGCCGTATCGGGTGCTCCATAAACCAGCGATTCGGCCGCGAGCTCGCTCAGATTCATCACCTGAATCGACTTGCCGCTGAGCGAAAGAGCATCACCGTAAACCATCGCCTCAACACCGTACAGGCGCGCCGCCCTCTGCAGCACAGCGAGGTCGCCGGCAACAATCAATGGACTGCTGATGACATCAAGTCGACTCTCGAGCAGCGCCTTGACAATGATTTCCGGGCCGACTCCGGTCGGATCGCCCATGGTTATGATCAGCGGTTTTTCCATCGTCCCTCTCGCAAAGGTAAGGTACCACTATAACGTGCCGGGCCGATGATCGACAACCGAAAACCAAAAACCGCAAATGCATCACACTGACCGAATCTGGTATATTATAGAGAAGTACAGCAGAAGGAGAAGGACATGAGATTCCGCCCGTATATCTTTTTAATATTGACGAGCCTGCTTCTGGCCGGCTGTTCAGGTCTGCGGGTCAGCCAGGACTATGCAGCCGGCAGCGACTTCCGTTCGCTCAAGAACTATGCCTGGCATTACGATACCCAGGAGAAAACCGGTGATATCCGAATCGACACTCCGCTGATCGACAATCGTATCCGCGCCGCCATCGACGACACTCTCAAGGCTCGAGGCTATCGCAAAGTCGCCCGAGACCGGGCTGATGTTCACGTTGCCTACCAGTATGGAATCCGCAGCCGGCTTGAATCGGACCAGCCGCAGACCAGCTTCGGCTTCGGCTTCGGCACCTACGGTCGGCACAGCTCGTTCGGCATCAGCTCCGGTTCAGATGTCCGCGCATACGACGAAGGGCTGCTGATCATTGATCTCCTCGATGCCCGCGACGGCTCAACCCTGTGGCGCGGCAAAGGGACCCGGCCGGTCTTCATCCATTCCGAACCGGAGAGAGTGACCCGGCAGATCAATCAGACGGTGCACAAGATCCTTGACCAGTTTCCGCCATAAAAAAGGCCCGGTTAACAAACCGGGCCTTCAGTACAGATTCGCAATTAAATTAGTGAATGGCATTACCCCAAAGAGTGCTTCCTTCCTGCCCATATTCGACCCAGATAGCGACCAGGGTCCCATCGGCAGCCACCGCCGTTTTCGCCGTTACATCTGTCAACTGATTGGCATTATTGAGAATTTCAGCGAGACCCCAACCTGAAGCCGGGTCAAAAACAGTCCGCCAGACATTCTGCCTTTCGCCATCATGCTGTTTCCAGGTCGCTACCGCCCGACCATCAGCAG
Coding sequences within it:
- the pdxA gene encoding 4-hydroxythreonine-4-phosphate dehydrogenase PdxA, with the translated sequence MEKPLIITMGDPTGVGPEIIVKALLESRLDVISSPLIVAGDLAVLQRAARLYGVEAMVYGDALSLSGKSIQVMNLSELAAESLVYGAPDTACGVAMARYVDWAAEQCLAGRAAGLVTAPINKKAINDAGIEFPGHTELLADRCDVGKVVMMLAGKRLRVSLVTTHLALADVPEQLDRDRIVSTIRITEEALRSRFGIARPHLAVLALNPHAGEAGLFGREEEEIIAPAIKQARAEGIDASGPHSADTFFHFAAAGQYDAVICMYHDQGLIPLKLLHFEDGVNITLGLPIVRTSVDHGTAYDLAGTGKASCASLVAAIRMAEEMVGMRN
- a CDS encoding excinuclease ABC subunit UvrA; its protein translation is MTDKIIIKGACEHNLKNIDIEIPRDKLVVITGVSGSGKSTLAFDTIYAEGQRRYVESLSAYARQFLEQMDKPDVESIEGLSPAISIEQKTTSKNPRSTVGTVTEIYDYLRLLFARVGRVHCYKCGKEISSQTVQQMVDQVMAWPQKSRLMVMAPIVRGRKGEYRKELKQLQADGFVRVRIDGAMHELGDAIELDKNKKHTIEVVVDRIVIKEGVESRLADSIETALGLAEGVVRVEVVDGESQLLSEQHACVECGVSYPEITPRMFSFNNPYGACDDCSGLGTRMYFDADLVVPNPELSIREGAIRPWESRTGYWYQQTLEALSDHYGFDIKTPFQKLPQTIRDILLRGSGKEEVKFFFDQGSRRHFYHKPFEGVLPNLERRYHETDSDAVRENLERYMNIMPCPSCNGARLRPESLHVRVGKKNMQEVVAQSIIEADKFFNDLELTAKETEIGRRILKEIRERLSFLTHVGLDYLTLDRTSGTLSGGEGQRIRLATQVGSSLVGVLYILDEPSIGLHQRDNRRLLETLKKLRDLGNTVLVVEHDEETILEADHVIDMGPAAGVLGGEIVAEGTPQDIMKVSDSLTGKYLSGVEMIPLPEQRRQPEQYLELRGASANNLKNVNARFPLGVLTCVTGVSGSGKSTLVIDTLYKTLAQRLNRSRDRAGKVEDIIGLEMLDKVIDIDQSPIGRTPRSNPATYTGVFSDIRELFAQLPEAKIRGYKPGRFSFNVKGGRCEACQGDGIIKIEMHFLPDVYVQCEVCKGARFNRETLEIKYKGETIADVLDMTANQAAKFFANIPKINRKLETLRDVGLGYIKLGQSATTLSGGEAQRVKLAKELGKRATGQTIYILDEPTTGLHFADIRKLLDVLQRLVDAGNTVLVIEHNLDVIKTADHIIDLGPEGGDRGGRIVATGTPEEVARVSKSHTGCYLRSYL
- a CDS encoding tungsten ABC transporter substrate-binding protein, which translates into the protein MQKTVLTIVLCFCLLGSKAVADSQILRLATTTSTENSGLLAYLLPPFEEMANCRVDVIAVGTGRALKLGETGDVDVVLVHARQKEEAFVAAGFGIDRRDLMYNDFVLLGPQDDPAGIGPLAALDPIMQKLAAGGSEFISRGDESGTHSRELQLWADAGIVAGGSWYLETGRGMGETLVMADQRRAYTLSDRGTYIAFRKKTDLEILYAGDPRLFNPYSVIMVNPQRHPHVKAGLARQFADYLTSAETADRIEGFQLLGEPLFYVNRDK
- a CDS encoding rubrerythrin translates to MTEMKGSKSEQGLMDAFAGESQANRKYLAFAEQADKDGYAQIAKLFRAAAAAETIHAHAHLRAAGRIGSTEANLKTAIEGETEEFTSMYPAMIEDAKAEGLAAAERSFTFANEVEKIHANLYQKALDNLGSNESVDYYVCPVCGNTVEGKPDAPCAICGVQASMFRKID
- the cls gene encoding cardiolipin synthase, encoding MLEVLGAIFYAIVTFGTIAHILLNKRDPRAAVGWIAVSFTLPFFGPGLYWFFGVNRIRTRARGWQERGRGMAWQEPAYCVWSFDQTQSEDYPFRYENFADLRNLVDAVTRRDMVDGNRVTPLYNGEEAYPAMLEAIAKAEDSVCLSSYIFETNRTGKQFAEALIAAAARGLDVRVLVDALGASYSFPRVFWLFRRSPVRVARFLPLSISGRGLYLNMRNHRKLMIVDKRIGFTGGMNIGDRHLLYDEGRKRISDIHFKVEGPVVGHLLEVFEEDWGFATGETAEPIEHPEPVRSPGAICRGISIGPNEDFDKLGWMVIGALNSARSSVRIMTPYFIPDRALLAAINSAALRGVRVDLIMPEENNLPPVKWATWGYLKEFLRFGTRVYEQPPPFAHSKLLLVDDRYALIGSPNLDQRSLRLNFEFALEVYDGNFCTSLGRHFDAIRKISRPVTLADIENRPILIRIRDGFFKLFSPFL